Proteins from one Malaya genurostris strain Urasoe2022 chromosome 2, Malgen_1.1, whole genome shotgun sequence genomic window:
- the LOC131429937 gene encoding exostosin-3, giving the protein MSSYESLLGNSTSSGICNWFKRKKLYRIGVIIAVCLLLIPFVFYCLLQNDESSTPSNDIHRTRSQLEAFEDISPIKAADLKLRIDEMLRIKGTVSLELRDLEARRQKLQSDIGLYNQKIDELKQELGRQQTELERLKISVEQAQVAQQEAVLRNTPELALPKPLFPASLPDLNQPISISQVRGCKMSTCFDHSRCSLTSGFPVYLYDPDVASVVGQGFDIEGFLKTTIKQTLGYNAHLTNDPKKACVFFVLVGEALSEQETVKNGRYGATNLDNTKRFASSSLNMTKIKQLPYWGGDGRNHVLLNFARRDLNVGATNVFRNVDTGRAMVAQSSFEERQFRRGFDLVVPPILGPPGGDIWQDCSPMLPARRKYLLSFQGEINVRQNQSSLNNIDEEAETVDDFIIEHMKEMSSGHTQDRFLLQFECIPATELRSSSTVRDWSLCGTDNSRKSVLKDATFTLLLSPGGLSVSTTLFQARLYEALRAGAIPVILGGDQIELPYAETIEWRRAVVLLPKARITELHFLLRAIPDADLLSMRRQGRIFWERYLSSVQATVDTIIASIRDRLGIPPKPVSSVVAHSVFNSSFIPLKSDPVLDAEPEESLGPIEPPYPSPAYRRNYTALLIQSREAWNDWADPFALYPQLPFDPVLPSDAKFIGSHMGFRPIGKGAGGAGKEFGEALGGNYPREQFTIVILTYEREQVLMDSLSRLYGLPYLHKVIVVWNSPKPPLEDLRWPDIGVPVHVVRAPRNSLNNRFLPFDAIETEAVLSVDDDAHLRHDEILFGFRVWREHRDRVVGFPGRFHAWDTNTLDAWNYNSNYSCELSMVLTGAAFIHKYYTYLYTYVLPQAIRDKVDEYMNCEDIAMNFLVSHVTRKPPVKVTSRWTFRCPGCPVSLSEDDTHFQERHKCINFFTKVFGYTPLLNTQYRADSILFKTRIPHDKQKCFKFI; this is encoded by the exons ATGTCTAGCTACGAATCACTACTCGGGAACTCCACATCTAGTGGAATTTGTAACTGGTTCAAACGTAAGAAACTTTATCGGATTGGTGTCATAATCGCTGTCTGCTTATTGTTGATTCCTTTCGTATTTTATTGTTTGCTACAAAAC GATGAATCCAGCACACCCAGCAATGATATTCACAGAACACGATCGCAGCTTGAGGCTTTTGAGGATATCAGTCCGATTAAGGCAGCAGATTTGAAACTTCGGATAGATGAAATGCTTAGGATAAAGGGGACAGTTTCGTTGGAATTACGAGATTTAGAAGCCAGGCGGCAAAAGCTGCAGTCCGATATAGGGCTTTATAATCAAAAAATAGATGAGCTCAAGCAGGAATTGGGCAGACAACAGACTGAACTGGAAAGATTGAAAATATCTGTCGAGCAAGCACAAGTTGCACAACAAGAAGCAGTTCTGCGAAATACACCTGAGCTAGCACTACCGAAACCACTGTTTCCTGCATCGTTACCAGATTTGAACCAACCCATTAGCATATCGCAAGTACGAGGATGTAAAATGAGTACATGTTTTGACCACTCTCGATGCAGTCTTACGTCTGGGTTCCCAGTTTATCTGTACGATCCAGATGTTGCTTCGGTTGTTGGCCAAGGTTTCGATATCGAAGGATTTCTGAAGACGACAATTAAACAGACGCTAGGGTACAATGCGCATCTTACCAATGATCCCAAGAAAGCGTGCGTGTTTTTCGTGCTTGTAGGTGAAGCGCTGTCCGAACAGGAAACAGTGAAAAACGGCCGCTACGGTGCTACAAATCTGGATAACACCAAACGTTTCGCAAGTTCCAGTTTGAATATgacgaaaataaaacaactacCATACTGGGGTGGTGACGGTCGGAATCATGTATTGCTAAATTTTGCCCGACGAGATTTGAATGTGGGAGCTACGAACGTGTTTCGGAATGTGGATACCGGTCGAGCAATGGTTGCGCAGTCCAGTTTCGAAGAGCGTCAATTTCGACGAGGATTTGATTTGGTTGTACCACCAATTCTAGGTCCCCCGGGAGGGGACATCTGGCAGGACTGTAGTCCAATGTTACCGGCCAGAAGGAAGTATTTGCTAAGTTTTCAGGGAGAGATAAACGTTCGCCAGAACCAGTCATCGCTGAACAATATCGACGAGGAGGCGGAAACTGTTGATGATTTTATAATCGAGCACATGAAGGAAATGTCATCTGGACACACACAAGATCGTTTCTTGCTTCAGTTTGAATGCATTCCTGCTACAGAACTGCGAAGTTCTTCAACGGTTCGGGATTGGTCCCTATGCGGGACGGATAATTCGCGAAAGTCAGTGCTGAAGGATGCAACGTTTACACTTTTGTTGTCCCCTGGTGGGCTTAGTGTAAGTACAACATTATTCCAAGCACGTTTGTACGAAGCTCTTCGTGCAGGTGCTATTCCGGTGATTCTGGGAGGTGATCAAATTGAGCTGCCATACGCAGAGACAATTGAGTGGCGACGTGCGGTTGTACTACTACCGAAGGCAAGAATTACCGAGTTGCACTTTTTACTACGAGCAATTCCCGACGCTGATCTTTTAAGCATGCGTCGTCAAGGTCGTATCTTCTGGGAAAGATATCTTAGCTCAGTTCAGGCAACAGTTGATACTATTATTGCCAGTATACGAGATCGTCTCGGTATTCCACCGAAGCCAGTTTCATCCGTTGTGGCTCATAGTGTATTCAATTCAAGTTTCATTCCGCTAAAATCAGATCCTGTTCTGGATGCGGAGCCGGAAGAATCCTTAGGACCGATTGAACCACCCTATCCAAGTCCAGCATACCGACGCAATTATACTGCTCTCTTGATACAGTCTCGGGAAGCGTGGAATGATTGGGCAGATCCGTTTGCTCTTTATCCACAGCTTCCGTTCGATCCCGTACTACCATCGGATGCAAAGTTCATTGGTTCGCATATGGGTTTCCGTCCCATTGGCAAGGGTGCCGGTGGGGCTGGTAAAGAGTTTGGGGAAGCTCTCGGTGGCAACTATCCCCGAGAACAGTTCACAATTGTGATCCTAACATACGAACGCGAACAAGTGTTGATGGATTCACTCAGCAGGCTCTACGGACTTCCTTACTTGCATAAAGTCATCGTTGTATGGAATTCACCCAAGCCTCCCCTGGAAGATTTGCGCTGGCCGGATATAGGAGTTCCGGTACATGTTGTTCGTGCGCCTCGAAATTCGTTGAACAATCGATTCCTACCGTTCGATGCCATTGAAACCGAAGCAGTTTTATCGGTTGATGACGATGCCCATCTACGACACGATGAGATACTGTTTGGTTTTCGCGTGTGGCGAGAGCATCGGGATCGTGTTGTAGGATTCCCCGGACGCTTTCATGCCTGGGATACAAATACTTTGGACGCATGGAATTACAACTCTAATTACAGCTGTGAGCTAAGCATGGTACTGACAGGGGCAGCGTTCATTCATAAATACTACACATACTTGTACACGTACGTGTTACCCCAAGCCATCCGTGACAAAGTCGATGAGTATATGAACTGTGAGGACATAGCGATGAATTTTCTAGTATCACATGTAACTCGAAAACCACCAGTTAAGGTAACATCTAGATGGACATTTCGTTGTCCCGGTTGTCCTGTGTCCCTCAGCGAAGACGATACACACTTTCAGGAGAGACATAAATGTATCAATTTCTTCACAAAG GTGTTTGGTTATACACCCTTGCTAAATACTCAATACCGTGCCGATTCCATCCTGTTTAAAACGAGGATACCACACGATAAGCAAAAgtgttttaaatttatataG